A window of Castanea sativa cultivar Marrone di Chiusa Pesio chromosome 1, ASM4071231v1 contains these coding sequences:
- the LOC142629921 gene encoding stress-response A/B barrel domain-containing protein UP3-like has protein sequence MLRVIPSNQVGSDADSPSPNPSHVSVVKENVLPIIDDIMAVDWVSSDDGHVDSVPSGSAVKLTLLKLKENLGEDVKSEIFRAIKGIKDSFPQISQISYGENFSPARAKGYSLASLAVYPGVSELEAVDSNHEFVNSQKDKVRDYLERVVVVDYVVPSPQSTSL, from the exons ATGTTAAGGGTCATTCCATCTAATCAAGTTGGGTCGGATGCG GATTCACCCTCACCAAACCCTAGCCACGTCAGCGTCGTCAAAGAAAACGTCCTCCCCATAATCGACGACATCATGGCCGTCGATTGGGTCTCCTCCGATGACGGCCACGTGGACTCGGTCCCTTCTGGTTCCGCCGTAAAACTCACTTTGTTAAAGCTCAAGGAGAACTTGGGCGAGGATGTGAAATCCGAGATCTTCAGGGCTATAAAAGGAATTAAAGATAGCTTCCCACAGATTAGTCAGATTTCTTATGGAGAAAACTTCTCGCCCGCCAGAGCAAAGGGGTACTCGCTGGCCTCACTCGCGGTTTATCCTGGAGTTAGCGAATTGGAAGCCGTGGATTCGAATCACGAGTTTGTGAATTCACAGAAGGATAAGGTTAGGGATTACCTGGAGCGTGTGGTCGTCGTTGATTACGTAGTCCCGTCGCCACAATCTACGAGTCTTTGA